The Candidatus Neomarinimicrobiota bacterium region GATCATCCTGAAGATAACCGTATATTCTCCGGGAGGGACGTCAAAGATACAGTAATTTCCGTCACTGTCTGACGCGGCACCCAAAGGAATTCTTTTTAGGTAGACATTCACGGCTGCCAGTGGTGCTCCGCTTTCATGACACCGAATCGTACCACAAATCCGGCCCTGTTCATTCCCCGCCAGGAGAACGGGCAGGAAAAGAAGGATGGAAAGCAACAGAGGCCGGATCTTGTGTAGCATGATAATATCTAAGGTTTGTTTAAAAATTAGCACCAAGAGTCACTTTATACATTCTGCCGGGTTCGGCCGTACCACGGACCCTCATGTAATCTTCGTCCGTCAGGTTTGTTACCTCCAGGGTGGATGCCCACTGGATTTTCATTAGTGAAAAACGGTAAGAAATATTCGAGTCGCAGGTTGTCACCTTGGGCAGCCAAAGGGTGTTGGCCGGGTTTGTGTAGCGCAGGCCGAGATAATGGACTATGAAATTCCATTCCAGCCCTTTAAAACGGATAGTACTGGTAACATCCAATTTATTCTTCGGGCGGTATGTAATATATTTGTTGTGCCGGTTCGGATCCGGGCCCTTGTCCAGGGCCTTCATGTATGTGTATTCGGCATTGAGGACCACGCTGTTGTTAAAAAGATTCAGCGTTCCGGATGTTTCAACACCCCGGGTGCTTGTCTCGGAGATGTTTTTGGGAGTCCACAAATTATCCATAAAAGGATCCTGTGCCCATAAAATCAGGTTGTCGATTTCATTCCGGAAGTAATTGGCGGAGAGGGACACTCCGTTAATACCGGCTGTTAAACCGATATCGTAATTAAAACCGTCTTCCGGCAGAAGATTGGGGTTTCCCACGGCAAAAGCGTCCCGGGGCCAATACAAATCGTTGAATGAGGGGGCTTTGTAGGATTTTGCGATATGGGAAACGAGGGCCAGGTTCACTGTTCCGTGGTGGGCGGCCGACAGGCTAAATCTGGGACTCAGGGCATTTTCAAAGTCGGATGTGGCATCATAGCGAAGAGCAACCGAACTCTCAAGTTGTGAAATGAATCCTTTCAAGGGGAGTGTTCCGGTGAAAGAAGTATGAGCGCTGTGGGTGTTTCGGGTTTTTTTACCCACATCGGTACTTTCAATCCGGTCGTTCCGGTAGGAGTATCCGTAACTCACATTGAGATACTCTCCTATTGTCCCGCCCTGCTGGAGTTCAAGTCCCATGGCATAATTGTTATGATCGCTGTGTGTGCCTCCTCCCATGGCATCAGGGTCATCGAATTTGGTTTCATAATCCAGAAAATAACTCTGGGCTTTTAGATTGAAATCTTTAAACAGAACGGCTTGATCGTATGTTAGGTTGTATGATTTGTTATCGAAGCGAAGCCGGGCATTGGGGGTGGGATTGTCAATCATACCGGGCGTTCCGTTATCTGCATTGTACCAGTTGGTGGAAAGGCTGAGGTTTTTTCCTTCAGCCAGACGGTACCCGGCCTTGGCAAAAATGTTGTAAGAAGATTGCTCGTTGTTTTTCAGGATTTTTTCATTGCCGTAATAATCGGTAAAGGGAAAATTCCCGTCCCAAAGATCCCGTTGCAACGAAACAAAGGTATTCAGGCGGTTTTTGTTGTAGGAGTGGTTGATATTGTATGTCTGCCGGTTGTAGGAACCGTAGGAAATCTGAAATCCGCAATTCATGGGTTTAACCGATTTCGATTCTGTTTTCGTTGTGATAAGGATGACGCCTCCCACAGCATCGGCACCGTATTGGGCGGAACGGCCGCCACGGAGGAGTTCGATTTTCTCGATGTTGGTGATGGGAAGACTGGCCACATTGACACCCACCGAACCCGGTGTATTCAGGCGCTGGCCATCCATGACCACCACGACTTTGGAGGCGCTGACATCCCGGAGTGAAATTTCTCCGGAAGAGTTTACGGATACCCCGGAAATGGTTTGAAGTGCATCTCCGACATTGTCACAATTGTGTTTTTGAAAATCCTCTTTCGTTAAAACCACTTCCGATGTGGATTTTGAAGGTTTTTCCTCTTCATTTTGAGCATCCTGAGCCCATGCAAGGCCGGCGAGAAGCGTAAATATGAGGAAAACAAGGATTAAGATT contains the following coding sequences:
- a CDS encoding TonB-dependent receptor, producing the protein MKLFKILILVFLIFTLLAGLAWAQDAQNEEEKPSKSTSEVVLTKEDFQKHNCDNVGDALQTISGVSVNSSGEISLRDVSASKVVVVMDGQRLNTPGSVGVNVASLPITNIEKIELLRGGRSAQYGADAVGGVILITTKTESKSVKPMNCGFQISYGSYNRQTYNINHSYNKNRLNTFVSLQRDLWDGNFPFTDYYGNEKILKNNEQSSYNIFAKAGYRLAEGKNLSLSTNWYNADNGTPGMIDNPTPNARLRFDNKSYNLTYDQAVLFKDFNLKAQSYFLDYETKFDDPDAMGGGTHSDHNNYAMGLELQQGGTIGEYLNVSYGYSYRNDRIESTDVGKKTRNTHSAHTSFTGTLPLKGFISQLESSVALRYDATSDFENALSPRFSLSAAHHGTVNLALVSHIAKSYKAPSFNDLYWPRDAFAVGNPNLLPEDGFNYDIGLTAGINGVSLSANYFRNEIDNLILWAQDPFMDNLWTPKNISETSTRGVETSGTLNLFNNSVVLNAEYTYMKALDKGPDPNRHNKYITYRPKNKLDVTSTIRFKGLEWNFIVHYLGLRYTNPANTLWLPKVTTCDSNISYRFSLMKIQWASTLEVTNLTDEDYMRVRGTAEPGRMYKVTLGANF